AAGAAATTCGCGGAGAGGGCTTAATGCTGGCTCCCATGACAGAAAGTCCTGAAATTACCAATAAAATTATCTTTAAATGTCAGGAAAAAGGACTGATCTTATTCTGGTTATTGTTTGAAGGCTGCGCTATTCGCATTACTCCTCCGTTAACCCTTACAAATGCTGAAATAGAAGAAGGGTGTGGCATCATTATTGAAGCTATGAACGAAGTAATGAACGAAGGCTAGAGAACACGGTAAAAAACAAATAATTGTTAATTAAATTGTTCACAACAAATAGCTTTCATTTCTAAAAAGCAAATAAACCTTTCCTAATTTTAATAAGGATAATTTAAACAAAAGGAGTATGAATTTGAGTCACGAGGAAGAAGAAAATAGTTTATCCTTATCAAAGTTCGAATCAATGTTGAAAACCAACAAGGTATTCTTCTTTGACTCCGAAGAGTTTGAAGATATCATTCTTCATTATCTCGATACGGGTAAAATTAATTTAGCCAAAAAAGCCCTTAAACTAGGCTTGGAGCAGCACCCAAAATCCACCGGTTTAAAACTGGTTCAGGTAGAACTTTTAGTTTTTGACGACAAACTTGAAATAGCCGAAAAATTATTAAACGATTTGTATGCTATTGAACCGACCAACGAAGAAATCTACATTCAGAAAGCCAACATTTATTCCAAAAAAGATCAGCACGACAAAGCCGTTGAACTTTTAAAAGTCGCCCTTAAATATACCGATGATTATGCGGATGTCTATTCGCTGATTGGTATGGAGTACCTGTTCATGGACGATCTGGAAATGGCAAAAGAGAACTTCATTAAATGTCTTGAAAACGATACAGAAGACCATTCTGCCTTATACAATGTCGTGTACTGTTTTGATTTCCTGGATCAGAACGAAGACGCTATAAATTTCTTAAACGGGTTTATTGACCGCAATCCGTACAGCGAAGTGGCATGGCACCAGCTCGGACGTCAGTATTACACCGTAAAAAATTACGAACAGGCCGTTCGTGCCTTTGATTATGCCACCCTGATTGACGATAGTTTTCTGGGTGCTTATTTAGAAAAGGCAAAAGCCCTGGAAAAATTAAAAAAATACCAGGAGGCCATCGATTGCTATAACATTACCATGGAGCTTGACGATCCTACTTCCTTTGCCCTGTTGCGCATTGGAAAATGTCACGAGCGTCTTGGCAATACCGATATTGCTTTACAGTTTTACCTGAAAACGGTACATGAAGATCCGTTACTGGATAAAGCCTGGATTGCGATCACCGATTTTTATATCCGTCAGAAAAATTTCCAGAAAGCGCTGTACTATGTTAACAAAGCTATTGGAATTGACAACGAGAACAAATTGTACTGGAAACGCTACGGGGCGATCAACAAACAATTAAGTTTCTTTGAAGAGGCCGAATACGGCTACCGAAAAGCGGTTGAGTTTGGCGATTACCAGTTAGACACCTGGTTGTTCTGGGTAGACATCCTTCAGTTTTTAGGAGAATTTGAAAGTGCTGTACAAACCTTATTACAGGCTTCCGAATATTTCCCGGAAGAATATGAAGTAGAATACCGTCTTGCCGGATTATACTATATGCTGCACGACGAAGCAAAAGGAAAAGTTCACCTTAGCAACGGTTTGCGCTTAAACTTCAATAACCGCACTGTATTGAAAGAACTGTTCCCGGTGGTGTGGAACACAAAAACAATACAATCTCAAATAGAGAAGTATCAGAAATTAAACGGATAATCCGGTTCCAAATACCACTTTTTCCTATTATCTTTACGGTTAATTATTGTATTAATTGACCGTTTTTTTATTATGAAAAAATTAAAGAAAAGGAGATTTGGATTGCTCGGAAAGAATATCAGCTATTCTTTTTCAAAAAAATACTTTACCGAAAAATTTTCAGTTTCCGGATTAGAGAATTGCAGTTATACCAATTTTGATGCTGAAACCATCAATGACTTCCCGGCCATCGTTTCCGGTACAAAAAACCTGAAAGGAATGAACGTTACCATTCCTTATAAAGAAGCCGTTATTCCTTTTCTGAAAAAAACATCCAAAAATGCCACCCTTATCGGCGCTGTCAATACCATACGGTTCAACAAAAAAGGAGAAGCAAAAGGATACAATACCGATTTTTACGGTTTTAAAAAATCGCTAAAGCCCTTACTGAAAAAACACCATAAAAAAGCATTGATCTTAGGAACCGGCGGCGCCAGTAAAGCCATTGCTTTTGCGCTGCAGAAATTAAAAATAGAATATGATTTTGTTTCCCGCAATGCATCGGAATGCGAGTTTTCCTATTCCGAGCTGAATCAGGATGTTTTTAACGAATACCAGATTATCATCAACACCACACCACTGGGCACTTTCCCGAATATTAAGGATTGTCCGGAACTGGATTATACGCTTTTTACCGATAAGCACATCGCTTTCGATCTGGTCTACAATCCGGAAGAAACCGAATTCCTACGTCTTGCAAAAGAACAGGGTGCCAAAACCAAAAACGGTTACGACATGCTGGTCTTTCAGGCAGAAAAGGCCTGGGAAATCTGGAATAACAAATAAAACAAAAGGCTGTCCGGACAGCCTTTTGTTTTATACAGCTGTCACGGTCCGGTTAACGCCTCTGCCCGGCATTCCTTTTATAGTCTCCTGATAGTCATTATCTTCCAAAAGCACGAAAAATAAGGCGTTATTCTGCTATTTAAACAGAAAAATAAGCACTTTTAGGTAACTTTCTTTTGAATTATCCACTTGCTTTTAGTATCTTTCCACTCAATTTATGTTAAACTTAAGCATTTCAACAATGTTAGAAGAAAAGAATGATAACCTGCCGGAGGCAGATGGACAGGAACAAATTACAAACGAGGAAAACGTTCCTACCGTAAATCAATCCGCAATTGAAGCGATTGAAAGTACGAATGCAGAAGAAAGCGAAGACGCTTCTATTTCTGAAGGACACGATATCCCAATGCTCAACTATGAAGCAATGTCAATGGAAGAATTGACAGCGGAACTTGAAAAATTAGTTTCGAATGAGAAAGTAATGTCCATCAGAAATCACGTCGAAGAGATCCGTAAAGATTTTATGGCGAAATACACGCATTTTATTGATGAGAAGCGTGACGAACACAGCCATGACAACAATGGAGATGTTTCGGATTTCGATTATCACTTTCCTTTAAAGAACAAATTCGACAATATCTACAATAAATACCGGGATTTTAAAAATCAGCACTTCAAACAACTGCAAAACAATTTAAAAGGCAATCTTGATAACCGTCTTGCAATTATTGAAGAACTAAAAAGTCTGATCGACAATCCTGCCGAAAGCATTCAGGAAACTTTAAAAACAGTTAATGAACTGCGTGAGCGCTGGAAAAACGCCGGACCAATACCACGGGACAAATACAACCACGTTTGGAACAACTTCCATTTTCATATTGAGCGTTTTTACGATCACCTGCATCTGGACAGAGAAGCCCGCGATCTGGATTTCAAACACAATCTGGAGCAAAAACAGAAAATCATTGCCCGTGTTGAAGAACTGGTTAATGAAAGTGATATTTCCAAAGCATTCCGTGAATTACAATCGTTACACAAAATCTGGAAAGAGGAAATCGGACCGGTATCACGTGAGCACCGTGAAGAATTATGGAACAAGTTTAGCGACTTAACCAAACAACTACACGACAAACGGGAAGCCTTATTAGCGAAGGCAAAAGAAAAAGAAGAAGAAAACCTGATCAGGAAAAGAGAAATTATCACTCAGATTGACGGTATCGCTAACGAAAAGATAACAGCACACAGTGCCTGGCAGGGTCAGATTGACAAAATAGAAAGCCTGAGAGCCGCTTTCTTCCAAACCGGAAAAGTTCCGCTTGAAGTAAACGAAGACACCTGGGCGGCTTTTAAAAACGCCGTACGCAATTTTAATACTCAGAAGAACTCTTTCTACAAAGACATTAAAAAAGACCAGCAGGACAACCTGAATAAAAAACTGGCTTTAGTGGAAAAAGCGAATGCCTTGAAAGAAAATGAAGATTTCAACGCTACGACGCCAATCATGAAACAGATCCAGGAAGACTGGAAAAAAATAGGTCATGTGCCGAGAAAATATTCCGACAGCGTATGGAAAGATTTTAAAGATGCCTGCAATCATTATTTTGACCGCCTGCACGCCAAACGCAACGAAGCAAACTCCGAAGAGATTGAAGCTTTTGATAAGAAAAAAGACTATCTGGAAAGTCTGAAAGACTTCCAGCTAAGCGGTGAACACAAAACCGATCTGGACGCTATCAAATTACACATAGAGAACTGGAAAACTTTTGGAAAAGTACCGCATGCCCGCAGACATATCGAAGGCAAGTTCAACAAAATACTGGATGCCCTGTTTGACAAATTAAGCTTATCTAAAAAAGAAGCGGAAATGGTTAAATTCAACAACCGCTTGGAGCAGCTGGCAGAAAGTGACGATTCCAGAAAATTAGAGAATGAGCAGATCTTCATTATGCGCAAGATTGATGAAGTACAAGGCGAAATTTTCCAATTGGAAAATAACATCCAGTTTATCTCGAATGCCAAAGCCGACAATCCATTTGTAAAAGAAGTTTACAAAAACATCGACCGTCACAAGGAAGAATTAAAAACCTGGAAAGACAAGCTGAAACAAATCAGAAGCCTGAAACAGGAATAAAAACGAAAGCCGGATTAATATCCGGCTTTTTTATTTCACAACCTTATTTCCCGTTCATTCCGTCCGTTTTCTGCTACGTTAGCATTACCGTCAGCAAAACGTATAAAAACAATCGTACCAGAACCGTAAACAACCACAAATAAAAAAGCCGCTTTAAAAAAGCGGCTTTTTTTATGATATGACAACTATTATTAGTTTAGTCTATTTTGAAACGTTTTCTATCGTTTTCATTTAAGTAAATCTTACGTAAACGGATCGATTTTGGCGTAACTTCAACATACTCATCTTTCTGGATATACTCCAAAGCTTCTTCTAATGAGAATTTGATAGCAGGAATGATTCTTGCTTTATCATCTGCTCCTGAAGAACGTACGTTTGTTAATTTTTTCGTTTTGGTAACGTTAACAACCATATCATCACCACGGGAGTTTTCACCAATTACCTGTCCTTCATAGATATCCTCGTTAGGATCTACGAAAAACTTACCTCTGTCCTGTAATTTATCGATAGAATAAGGAATTGCTTTTCCGTTCTCCATAGAGATCAAAGATCCGTTTGTACGTCCAGGAATCTCTCCTTTGAATGGTTGGTATTCCAGGAAACGGTGTGACATAATTGCTTCACCGGCAGTAGCTGTAAGCAATTGATTTCTCAATCCGATAATACCACGGGATGGAATATTGAATTTAATGATCATACGCTCCCCTTTTGGCTCCATGCTTAACATTTCACCTTTACGAACCGTTACAAACTCTACCGCTCTACCGGAAACGTTTTCTGGTAAGTCGATTGTTAATTCCTCGATCGGCTCACATTTAGCACCATCAATTTCTTTAATGATTACCTGCGGCTGACCAATTTGTAATTCATATCCTTCACGACGCATTGTTTCAATCAATACAGACAAGTGCAATACACCACGACCGAAAACTAAAAATTTATCGGCACTGTCTGTTTCATTAACACGAAGTGCTAAGTTTTTCTCTAATTCTCTGTTTAATCTGTCTTTAATGTGACGGGAAGTTACAAACTTACCTTCTTTACCAAAGAACGGAGAGTCATTAATTGTGAACAACATACTCATTGTTGGCTCATCAATTGTAATAGACGCTAAAGCTTCCGGATTTTCAAAATCAGCAACAGTATCACCAATTTCAAATCCTTCAAGACCTACGATAGCACAAATATCTCCTGCCACTACCTGCTCTACTTTCTTTCTTCCGATTCCTTCAAAAACGTGTAATTCTTTAATTTTAGATTTGATGATCTTACCATCTCTTTTCACTAAAGATATATTCATTCCTTCTTTTAATTCTCCTCTTTGTAAACGACCGATAGCGATACGTCCTGTAAAGTTAGAGAAATCCAAAGAAGTGATTAACATCTGTGGAGTACCTTCAGATACTTTCGGGCTTGGAACGTGCTCCAAAACCATATCCAATAAAGGCTCAATGTTTTCAGTCTGATTTCTGAAGTCGGTTGACATCCAGTTATTCTTTGCAGAACCGTAAACTGTAGGGAAGTCTAACTGCCATTCCTCAGCTCCTAATTCAAACATCAAGTCAAATACTTTTTCATGAACTTCTTCCGGAGTACAATTCTCTTTATCAACTTTGTTAACTACCACACATGGTTTTAAACCTAAATCGATTGCTTTCTGCAATACGAAACGAGTTTGCGGCATTGGTCCTTCAAAAGCATCCACCAATAACAACACACCATCCGCCATATTTAATACACGTTCTACCTCACCACCAAAATCCGCGTGGCCTGGAGTATCGATAATATTAATTTTGGTTCCTTTATAGGTAACGGATACGTTTTTAGAAGTGATGGTAATTCCTCTTTCACGTTCTAAATCGTTGTTGTCAAGAATTAAATCTCCTGTGTTCTCGTTTTCACGGAACAACTGACAGTGATACATAATTTTGTCAACCAATGTTGTTTTACCGTGGTCAACGTGAGCGATAATTGCAATGTTTCTAATAGAAGTCATAAATAATTTTTGTGGGTGCGAAATTACAATTTATTTTTTATATAAACACACTAATTTTTAAGCAGTTAGCAAAAAATAACAAAATGATAACAACAAAAAAAGCCCTCATGAAAGAGAGCTTAGTTATATTTCTGTCTAAACAACCTTATGCTAATTTAGCAACGTGCTTAGTTAATTTTGATTTTAAGTTAGAAGCTTTATTATCATGGATAATATTCTTCTTAGCTAATTTATCAATCATTGATACTACAGCAGACAACTTAGCAGAAGCCTCTGATTTATCAGTTGCAAGACGCAAAGCTTTGATTGCGTTACGAGTTGTTTTATGTTGGTATCTATTTAATACTCTTTTCTTTTCGTTGCTTCTGATTCTTTTTAAAGCTGACTTATGATTTGCCATTTTCTTAAATTGATTTAAGTCTTTTTACATTTCTTTTTTTCGTAGTCCGTAGGGGAATCGAACCCCTGTTACCAGGATGAAAACCTGGCGTCCTAACCCCTAGACGAACGGACCATTTTGTTTCAATAAATTTCGTATTAACCGCGTAATACTTTCGTAGTCCGTAGGGGAATCGAACCCCTGTTACCAGGATGAAAACCTGGCGTCCTAACCCCTAGACGAACGGACCGTAATCTCAATAAAAACCGTATTAATCGCTTAATACTTTTTTTGTAGTCCGTAGGGGAATCGAACCCCTGTTACCAGGATGAAAACCTGGCGTCCTAACCCCTAGACGAACGGACCTTTATTGCTTTATTGCGGATGCAAAAGTACAACATTTTTCCAATCTCGCAAGAACAACTTTATTTTTTTTTACTTTTTTTTCACTTTTTTTCTAATAGGCCTTGGCAAACAGCACTCTACCTTTTGAAGGAGAACCTGTAAAAACACAAATTCCTTCCTCTTCTTTACGATCTAACGCGATACAACGTATTGTTGCCTTCGTAAGTTCTTTAATGCGTTCTTCGGTAGCAGCTGTCCCATCCCAGTGTGCAGACACGAATCCGCCCTTGTTTTCAAGAACCTCTTTAAACTCCTCAAAACTGTTCACTTCCGTGATATGCGTATCTCTGTAATTCAGGGAACGGGTAAACATTTCCTCCTGGATTGTCTCCAACAGGTTCTGTAAATACCCGGCAATACCTTCTTTAGAAACCACCTCTTTTGTTAAAGTATCCCGTCTTGCCACTTCGTAAGTTCCGTTTTCCAGATCATTCGGACCAATAGCAATACGCACCGGCACTCCTTTCAATTCGTACTCATTGAATTTCCATCCCGGTTTATGCGTCGTTCTGTCGTCATATTTAACCGAAATCTTCAATTTGCGCAATTGCTTCACCAGATCATTAACCTGGGCGGAAATCGCCTCTAATTGCTCATCGGTTCTATGTATAGGCACAATCACCACCTGGATAGGCGCTAAATTTGGCGGTAAAACCAATCCGTTATCATCGGAATGCGTCATTACCAAAGCCCCCATTAAACGGGTCGAAACCCCCCATGAAGTACCCCAAACGTGCTCCAGCTTTCCTTCGGCATTTGAAAACTTAACATCAAAAGCTTTAGCAAAATTCTGCCCTAAGAAATGGGAAGTTCCTGCTTGTAACGCTTTTCCATCCTGCATTAAAGCTTCAATACAATAGGTTTCTTCTGCTCCTGCAAAACGTTCTGTTTCCGTCTTCACTCCTTTCACAACCGGAATGGCCATAAAGTTCTCTACAAAATCAGCATACACATCCATCATCTGTACTGATTCTGCCAGTGCTTCCTGTTTGGTAGCATGAGCGGTATGCCCTTCCTGCCATAAAAACTCTGCCGTACGCAAAAACAAACGGGTTCTCATTTCCCAACGCACCACATTTGCCCATTGGTTTATCAATAACGGCAAGTCACGGTACGATTGCACCCAACCTTTATAAGTACTCCAGATAATAGCTTCACTGGTAGGACGAACAATTAATTCCTCTTCCAGTTTTGCATTCGGATCTACTATTAATTTTCCTTTATTCTCAGGATCGTTAGTCAGCCTGTAATGGGTTACTATCGCGCATTCTTTCGCAAATCCTTCTGCATTTTTCTCTTCTGCTTCAAACATGCTCTTCGGAACAAACAAGGGGAAATAAGCATTCTGGTGTCCAGTCTCTTTAAACATTCTGTCTAATTCTGCTTGCATTTTTTCCCATATAGCATAACCGTAGGGCTTAATAACCATACACCCTCTAACACCGGAGTTCTCCGCTAAATCTGCTTTGACAACCAGTTCGTTATACCATTTCGAATAATCTTCCGATCGTTTTGTTAAGTTCTTACTCATTTTTATCAGTTTGGCACAAATATTGTTTAACTTATTTTAACTAAATAGTTTGGCAAAACTAACTATTTTTGTGTTGTCCAACAATAAAAATACCTAGAGATATGAAAACTTATTACCTATCCAACAGAAAAATATCCATTTACGCAGTAATTGGATTAGTCGGACTTTTGGCTTCGTCCTGTGGCTCCTATCAAAACTCGTCTTATTATGACAATGACGGGGTTTACGGTTCAGAACGACCAAGAAGAGAATACAACAACAGATACAGTGAGCAAAACATGGCTCAGTCGACCAATTACAAAGATTATTTCAGTGACCTTCAAAAAGACGCTAATAACGGTATTTTTACAGATGTGGACAGCTATACATCACAAGGTCAGGACTCTGTTTCCAATTACAATAATAACAACAATCAGAATCAATATGCCAATACAACCGGGTATGCCGGCTGGGGCGAAAATTCAAGCAATATAACCGTTAACGTTTACAACAACGATCCCTGGTACTGGAACAGAGGTTACTGGAATTCCTGGTATACTCCTTACTATGGCGGTTACTACGGCTCCGGATGGGGCTGGGGTGTTGGTTTAGGATGGGGATGGAATTCCTGGTACGGTCCAAACTGGGGCTGGGGATGGAACTCCTGGTATGGCCCGGGATGGGGTTGGAACAACTATTACTACGGAAACGGATGGTATAACGGTTACTACCGAAATGACAGAGTATACAATGCCGGTCCGAGAGGCGGTTCTGCTTACTATAACGGAAGATACAACAACGGTACCTATGGCACCCGAAATTATTCATCCAGCAGAAATGTAGACTTTAACAATACCCGTAATTACAATAGCGGTACCCGAAACTATAACAGTGGCACCCGTAACTATAACAATACCGGAACCAGAGATTACAACTCCGGCGGAACCCGTAATTACAACAATAGTGGCACAAGAGATTATAACACCAATTCCGGCACCCGAAACTATAACAACAGTAACAGTTCCGGAACCCGTAACTACAACTATAACAACTCCAGCAATAACAGCGGAACGCGTAACAACAACTATTCCGCTCCATCGAGAAGCTACAATTCCGGAGGAAGTTTCGGAGGCTCCAGAGGTGGCGGAAGCTACGGCGGTGGCGGTGGTGGAACCCGATCCGGAGGCGGCGGAGGCGGCAGACGTTAATAATCCCTATAAGCTATAAAGTCAAAATCCCATGAAAAAACATATAGTAACAGCTATTGTTGCCTTATCGGCAACAATAGCATCAGCACAAGAGCTAGCTCCTGCAGACGGATTGCGCTATGCGATTGACAATCTAAACGGTACAGCACGATTCCGCGCGATGAGCGGTGCTTTCGGAGCTGTTGGAGGTGATCTCTCTGCGATTCACGTAAATCCTGCCGGTGGCGCCATATTCAATTACAATACCGCTACCGTTACCCTGAGCAGCTACAACACTAAAAACAATGCCCGTTATTTTGGCACGAATACTTCCGATAACAAAAGTACCCTGGACCTGAATCAGGCAGGTGGCATTTTTGTATTCGACAACCATAACCCGAACAGCGGATGGAACAAATTTACCTTTGCCATTAATTATGACAATGCCAATAATTTTGACAATGCCATCACTTTCAGAGGTACCGGAAACCGTTCTATAGACCAGTATTTCCTGAATCAGGCTAACGGACTGCCCGTAGGCGTTATCGACAACAACTATCGTTACGACCAGCTGTCTTTCCAGGATCAGCAGGCATTATTAGCATACCAGACGTATATTATCGACACCAGTACGCTTCCGCTTGATCCTAACAACCCGAATTATATTTCGGGCGTGCCTAACACCGGCAGCTATGCCCATACCAATTATGTTTCCACAAACGGCTACAACGGTAAACTGGCTTTCAACTTTGCAACGTCTTATAACGACAAACTTTATCTGGGGATTAACCTGAATGCTCATTTTACCGATTATACCAAAAATTCAACGGTTTACGAATCAAACAACGGCCCTGTTAATACCGATCCGGGAAGAGCCACAGTACGCCAGATCCAGTTTAACAACGACATGCACACTTACGGAAGCGGATTCTCTTTCAATTTGGGTGCCATTGCAAAAGTAACCGACGAATTACGTTTAGGAGTATCTTACGAATCGCCTACCTGGTACCGTTTGACCGATGAATTAGCGCAAAGTATTTCCACGAATTACACGACAAACAATTCCGGAACAAACACAGCGGGATATGCATCGCTAAACCCGAACATCATTAACGTTTACCCGACCTATACTTTACAGACTCCTGGTAAATTCACCGGAAGTTTAGCGTATATCTTTGGCAAAACCGGATTGATCAGTTTTGATTACGGCATAAAAGATTACAGCAATATTGCTTTCAAACCGAACAACTCCTATAACAGTTCTTTAAACGATATTTATTCCAATACACTTCGCAGTGCACAGGAATTCCGGGTGGGTGCAGAATATAAAATCAAACAGGTAAGCCTTCGCGGCGGGTATCGTTTTGAACAAAGCCCATACAAAGACGAACAGGTTATCGGCGACTTAAAAAGTTATTCCGGCGGTATCGGTTATAACTTCGGCTCTGCCCGTTTAGACCTTTCCTATACGCATACCCAAAGAGATATGGATGTTTCCTTACTTTCCAGCATGACCGATTCTGCAAGAGTGAACAGTAAAATAAACAACATCAGTCTTTCTTATACCATAGGTTTTTAAAAATAAACCCTGAAAAATACCCGAAAGCCGCTCACAAAGCGGCTTTTTCATTGAATAATACGCTTAGAACCAAACGAAATCTTCATAAATTTTATAAAACGATGATGCTTCTAATTATAAAAAGCGTAATTTTGCACTCCAATTTTACAATTATATGAGAACCAAGTCTTTAAAGAAAAACAAAATCAATGTAATCACTTTAGGATGTTCAAAAAATGTATACGACAGTGAAGTTCTGATGGGGCAGTTAAAAGCCAGCGGAAAAGAGGTCGAGCATGAAGCACCTAAAAATGATGAAGGGAACATTATTGTAATCAACACCTGTGGATTTATCAATAATGCAAAAGAAGAATCCATCAATACGATTTTGGAATACGTTGACAAAAAAGAACAAGGTATTGTAGACAAAGTTTTTGTTACCGGATGTTTGTCAGAACGTTACCGTCCGGATCTGGAAAAAGAAATCCCGGATGTGGACCGTTATTTCGGAACAACCGAATTGCCCTTATTATTAAAAGCTTTAGGAGCCGATTATAAACACGAATTATTAGGAGAACGTTTAACCACTACTCCGAAGAATTTCGCCTATTTGAAAATTGCCGAAGGTTGTGACCGTCCCTGCAGTTTCTGTGCGATTCCTATCATGAGAGGAAAACACGTTTCCCAGCCAATTGAAAAACTGGTAAAAGAAGCCGAAGGTCTGGCTGCCAAAGGCGTAAAAGAACTGATCCTGATCGCTCAGGATTTAACCTATTACGGTCTGGATCTATACAAAAAAAGAAACCTTGCCGAATTACTGGAAAACCTGATTAAAGTAGAAGGTATCGAATGGATCCGTCTGCATTATGCATTCCCGACAGGTTTCCCGATGGATGTTCTGGATCTGATGAAAAAAGAGCCGAAAATCTGTAATTATATCGACATTCCGTTACAGCATATTTCCGATAACATTTTAAAATCGATGCGTCGTGGTACCACTTATGAGAAAACGACCAGACTTTTAAAAGACTTCCGCGAAGCCGTTCCGGGAATGGCTATCCGTACCACACTGATTGTGGGATATCCAGGCGAAACGGAAGAAGACTTCCAGATCCTGAAAAACTGGGTAGAAGAAATGCGTTTTGAGCGTTTGGGCTGTTTTGCTTATTCGCATGAAGAAAACACCCATGCTTACCTGCTGGAAGACGATGTTCCGGAAGAAGTAAAACAACAGCGTGCTGCCGAGATCATGGACATTCAGGCGCAGATTTCATGGGATTTGAACCAGGAAAAAATCGGACAGACTTTCCGTTGTATCATCGACAGAAAAGAAGGCGGTTATTTCATTGGCCGTACCGAATTTGACAGCCCGGATGTTGACAACGAAGTTTTAATTGACGCCACACAGTTCTATTTAAAAACCGGTGATTTTGCAACTATAAAAATCATTGATGCTACCGAGTTTGACCTATACGGAGAACCGGTACAATAAGATCTCACAATAAATAAAAACCGCCTGTAAAATTTACAGGCGGTTTTTTTATAACCTCAACTCAAAATATAATTATCAGGAACTGCCGGCATCCGGCGGTTCAAAAAAGAAAACAGTTTAAAGTAACTAACCCCTTAAACTGTTTTACAACATTAAATCTAATAATTATGAACTAGATAACAGTTCCTTTAAATACCA
This region of Flavobacterium inviolabile genomic DNA includes:
- a CDS encoding OmpP1/FadL family transporter: MKKHIVTAIVALSATIASAQELAPADGLRYAIDNLNGTARFRAMSGAFGAVGGDLSAIHVNPAGGAIFNYNTATVTLSSYNTKNNARYFGTNTSDNKSTLDLNQAGGIFVFDNHNPNSGWNKFTFAINYDNANNFDNAITFRGTGNRSIDQYFLNQANGLPVGVIDNNYRYDQLSFQDQQALLAYQTYIIDTSTLPLDPNNPNYISGVPNTGSYAHTNYVSTNGYNGKLAFNFATSYNDKLYLGINLNAHFTDYTKNSTVYESNNGPVNTDPGRATVRQIQFNNDMHTYGSGFSFNLGAIAKVTDELRLGVSYESPTWYRLTDELAQSISTNYTTNNSGTNTAGYASLNPNIINVYPTYTLQTPGKFTGSLAYIFGKTGLISFDYGIKDYSNIAFKPNNSYNSSLNDIYSNTLRSAQEFRVGAEYKIKQVSLRGGYRFEQSPYKDEQVIGDLKSYSGGIGYNFGSARLDLSYTHTQRDMDVSLLSSMTDSARVNSKINNISLSYTIGF
- the rimO gene encoding 30S ribosomal protein S12 methylthiotransferase RimO gives rise to the protein MRTKSLKKNKINVITLGCSKNVYDSEVLMGQLKASGKEVEHEAPKNDEGNIIVINTCGFINNAKEESINTILEYVDKKEQGIVDKVFVTGCLSERYRPDLEKEIPDVDRYFGTTELPLLLKALGADYKHELLGERLTTTPKNFAYLKIAEGCDRPCSFCAIPIMRGKHVSQPIEKLVKEAEGLAAKGVKELILIAQDLTYYGLDLYKKRNLAELLENLIKVEGIEWIRLHYAFPTGFPMDVLDLMKKEPKICNYIDIPLQHISDNILKSMRRGTTYEKTTRLLKDFREAVPGMAIRTTLIVGYPGETEEDFQILKNWVEEMRFERLGCFAYSHEENTHAYLLEDDVPEEVKQQRAAEIMDIQAQISWDLNQEKIGQTFRCIIDRKEGGYFIGRTEFDSPDVDNEVLIDATQFYLKTGDFATIKIIDATEFDLYGEPVQ
- the proS gene encoding proline--tRNA ligase; this translates as MSKNLTKRSEDYSKWYNELVVKADLAENSGVRGCMVIKPYGYAIWEKMQAELDRMFKETGHQNAYFPLFVPKSMFEAEEKNAEGFAKECAIVTHYRLTNDPENKGKLIVDPNAKLEEELIVRPTSEAIIWSTYKGWVQSYRDLPLLINQWANVVRWEMRTRLFLRTAEFLWQEGHTAHATKQEALAESVQMMDVYADFVENFMAIPVVKGVKTETERFAGAEETYCIEALMQDGKALQAGTSHFLGQNFAKAFDVKFSNAEGKLEHVWGTSWGVSTRLMGALVMTHSDDNGLVLPPNLAPIQVVIVPIHRTDEQLEAISAQVNDLVKQLRKLKISVKYDDRTTHKPGWKFNEYELKGVPVRIAIGPNDLENGTYEVARRDTLTKEVVSKEGIAGYLQNLLETIQEEMFTRSLNYRDTHITEVNSFEEFKEVLENKGGFVSAHWDGTAATEERIKELTKATIRCIALDRKEEEGICVFTGSPSKGRVLFAKAY